The segment CGTGAACGTCCGAAGCGCACACTGGCGTGGTACCTGTCGCCGCGGGGCCTATGGGGATCGACGTAGCGCAACGGCATGTAGAGCACGGTACGCCGCTATGGTGAAGTCATGGTGAGGGCCCGGCAGTTCCAGGTCACGTTCGATTGCGCGGTACCCGAGCGTGTTGGTCAATTCTGGTGTGCGGCACTCGGTTACGTGGTGCCACCCCCGCCCCCGGGTTTCGCGGACTGGGACGAGTTCAACCGCGCCCTGCCCGCTGACAAACAGGACTCCGCGTTCGCCTGCGTCGATCCCGACGGGGTGGGGCCGCGGCTGTTCTTCCAGCGCGTCCCCGAAGGCAAGACCGTCAAGAACCGGGTGCATCTCGACATCAGGGTCGCCCCCGGACTGGCAGGCGCGGATCGCCTCGCCGCCCTGGAGAGCGAATGCGCGCGACTGGTCGAACTCGGTGCGACGCGGGTGCGACTGCTGCCCGCCGGTGACGGCGAGGAGTCCTGCATCGTGATGCAGGACGTCGAGGGCAACGAGTTCTGCCTCGACTGACGCGCCGGGCGGTCAACCGATCATCGCCCGCAGGTCTCGTGCGTTGCGCACCGCGTGCCCGCCGAGGTCGTTGTTGAAGTACACCAGCACATCCCGACCCTGCGCGTCCCATTCGCGGATATGGTCGGCCCACCGGTGCAACTCGTCGGCGTCGTAGGAACCCGCGTACATTGCGTCATCTCCGGGCCCGTGTAAACGCAGGTAGACCAGATCTGCGGTGGCGGTGACCACGCACGGCAGCCCGGGCCCACTCATCACCACGTAGGCGGCGTTGTACCGGCGCAGCATGTCGTACACCGCAGAGTCATCCCAGGAGGGATGGCGCAGCTCCATCGCCACCGATAGGTCGGCGGGCAGGGCGCTCAGGAAATGGTCGAGGCGTTCGTCATCGCGTGGCTGCGCGGGATGCAGCTGCACCAGCAGGGCGGCGCGGCGGTCACCGAGCGCCGCCCAGCCGGCCGCGATCCGCTCGATCCATTGCTCCGGTTCGCGCAGCCGCCGGGCGTGCGTCAGGCCGCGCGGCGCTTTGACCGCCATTGCGAAACCGTCCGGCAGCCGGTCGCGCCACTGCGCGAACGTCGCCGGCCGGGGCCACCGGTAGAAGCTGGCATTGAGTTCGACGGTGTCGAACTCGGCGGTATAGGCCTCGAGGCGGCGGGACTTCGGCAACGCCGGCGGGTAGAGCACCCCGTCCCAGTGGTCGTAGGACCAGCCCGATGTGCCGATGTGGACGGTCATCGGCGGTCGGCATCCAGAGCGCTGTTGCGGGTCGCGGCGGGTGACATCCAAAGTGGTTACCCGCGTTCTCGGCCTTCAAGCGCTGCAGAGCGTGCGCATGGTGGACAATTCGTACATGCCGATACATGTCGACACCGA is part of the Mycobacterium adipatum genome and harbors:
- a CDS encoding VOC family protein: MVRARQFQVTFDCAVPERVGQFWCAALGYVVPPPPPGFADWDEFNRALPADKQDSAFACVDPDGVGPRLFFQRVPEGKTVKNRVHLDIRVAPGLAGADRLAALESECARLVELGATRVRLLPAGDGEESCIVMQDVEGNEFCLD
- a CDS encoding DUF72 domain-containing protein, with product MTVHIGTSGWSYDHWDGVLYPPALPKSRRLEAYTAEFDTVELNASFYRWPRPATFAQWRDRLPDGFAMAVKAPRGLTHARRLREPEQWIERIAAGWAALGDRRAALLVQLHPAQPRDDERLDHFLSALPADLSVAMELRHPSWDDSAVYDMLRRYNAAYVVMSGPGLPCVVTATADLVYLRLHGPGDDAMYAGSYDADELHRWADHIREWDAQGRDVLVYFNNDLGGHAVRNARDLRAMIG